Proteins from a single region of Methanotorris igneus Kol 5:
- a CDS encoding metal-dependent hydrolase, which yields MITWYGHACFKVDNVLIDPFVPNPLCDIPFDEIMEGVDVIAVTHGHGDHLGNAEKLSKEYNVPVVANHEISVYLQELGVCAEGMNIGGTIVINNAKLTMVKAEHSSDIAPNISGGVAGGFIVNDRVYHAGDTGVFSDMELIGEIYSPSIALLPIGGRYTMDIKEALIAIELLYPEVVIPMHYNTFPLIKADPNEFKKLAEGLGVEVIIPKIGEPIDL from the coding sequence ATGATAACGTGGTATGGACATGCATGCTTTAAAGTTGATAATGTCCTTATAGATCCATTTGTTCCAAATCCTCTCTGTGATATTCCATTTGATGAGATTATGGAAGGTGTAGATGTAATAGCGGTAACTCATGGGCATGGAGATCATTTAGGTAATGCAGAGAAACTTTCAAAAGAATACAATGTTCCTGTTGTGGCAAATCATGAGATTAGCGTTTATTTACAAGAATTGGGGGTTTGTGCAGAAGGCATGAATATTGGGGGGACTATTGTTATAAACAATGCAAAATTGACCATGGTTAAAGCGGAACATTCTTCAGATATTGCCCCCAACATCAGTGGAGGAGTTGCAGGAGGATTTATTGTAAATGATAGGGTTTACCATGCGGGAGACACTGGAGTGTTTAGTGATATGGAGTTGATTGGGGAAATTTATTCACCAAGTATTGCACTATTACCAATTGGTGGAAGATACACGATGGATATAAAAGAGGCTTTAATAGCTATTGAGTTACTCTATCCTGAAGTTGTTATTCCAATGCACTACAATACATTCCCATTAATAAAAGCAGACCCTAACGAATTCAAAAAATTAGCAGAGGGCTTGGGAGTTGAAGTTATAATTCCAAAAATAGGAGAGCCGATAGATCTCTAA